ACGGCTCTTACCCCTCTTACAACAAGTTTGAACTCAGACGAATAACATCGGGAAAGTTATTCTATTGGTAAAAGAGATAGCGATTTCAATTTACGATAAAATGTCAACAGGACTTTTTTGAAATTGGTATTTAATTCCAACAAGCGTTTTGGGTCAATCCGCAAGGTCTCTCGATCAAACCATTTTTCAGATAAATACAAACTTCGGTTCATCTCTATTTGTAGCCAGGGTTTTGGTTTGTTACCATAAGTTCTGGTAATGTAGCCGCCTTTAAAAGGTCTGTTGATGGTAACGTCTTGTTCTTTCAGCTCAAATATCTCAATAAAACTATCTTGCAACAATTTAGTAACAACAGGATCACAAGCCTTGCCTTCGGCGTCTCCTAAATTGATCAGTGGTCTCTCCCCCTGATCCGGAGCAACTGAAGGAGCAACTGCTGCCATAGAGTGACAATCCATGGCCAGTGC
The DNA window shown above is from Pseudomonadota bacterium and carries:
- a CDS encoding N-formylglutamate amidohydrolase, with amino-acid sequence GGTELPDELKSRVCITDNDLFDDSDSFTQEIYESTDIVLSEVKFNIARAFVDASRAQDMLPPEMTDGVIKSATCYSRPIYKTELQPDAEMIKVLLEKYYIPYHASISAALQNKKIALAMDCHSMAAVAPSVAPDQGERPLINLGDAEGKACDPVVTKLLQDSFIEIFELKEQDVTINRPFKGGYITRTYGNKPKPWLQIEMNRSLYLSEKWFDRETLRIDPKRLLELNTNFKKVLLTFYRKLKSLSLLPIE